Proteins encoded by one window of Pelecanus crispus isolate bPelCri1 chromosome 8, bPelCri1.pri, whole genome shotgun sequence:
- the LOC142594138 gene encoding alpha-2Da adrenergic receptor-like produces the protein MEPAGALSNTSSNGSGASGAPHSPAATGLILLAALAVLLATLVGNTLVVVAISTSRALRAPQNLFLVSLASADILVAILVLPFSLANEVMGYWYFGGLWCSLYLALDVLLCTASIGHLCAISLDRYWAVTRAARLNLRRSPGRVKGMIGVVWAAAALVALPPLLRARPGGRECQLSQETWYVLASCAASFFAPCLVMVAVYCRIYHLTARRTAALLAARTPRPAGTSKKGPGVGMVGWRRRSQHQSVLLCRRRLVRAQERRFIIVLAVVMGAFVLCWFPFFFTYSLGAVCGEGCRVSKPLFSFFFWIGYCNSSLNPLIYTLFNRDFRAAFCRLLAVPRQHHT, from the coding sequence ATGGAGCCAGCCGGCGCCCTCTCCAACACCTCCAGTAATGGCAGTGGCGCCAGTGGCGCCCCGCACTCCCCCGCGGCCACGGGGCTCATCCTGCTGGCCGCCCTGGccgtcctgctggccacgctggTGGGCAACAcgctggtggtggtggccatcTCCACCAGCCGGGCCCTGCGGGCCCCGCAGAACCTCTTCCTGGTGTCCCTGGCCTCGGCGGACATCCTGGTGGCCATCCTTGTTCTGCCCTTCTCGCTGGCCAACGAGGTGATGGGCTACTGGTATTTCGGTGGCCTGTGGTGCAGCCTGTACCTGGCGCTGGACGTGCTGCTCTGCACCGCCTCCATCGGGCACCTCTGCGCCATCAGCCTCGACCGCTACTGGGCCGTCACCCGGGCGGCCCGGCTCAACCTgcgccgcagccccgggcgggTGAAGGGGATGATCGGGGTGGtctgggcggcggcggccctggTGGCACTGCCACCGCTCCTGCGGGCCCGGCCAGGGGGACGGGAATGCCAGCTGAGCCAGGAGACCTGGTACGTGCTGGCCTCCTGCGCCGCCTCCTTCTTCGCCCCCTGCCTCGTCATGGTCGCCGTCTACTGCCGCATCTACCACCTGACCGCCCGGCGGACGGCGGCCCTCCTCGCCGCCCGcaccccgcgccccgccggcaccAGCAAGAAGGGGCCGGGGGTTGGGATGGTGGGATGGCGGCGCCGGAGCCAGCACCAGAGCGTGTTACTGTGCCGCCGGCGGCTGGTGCGGGCGCAGGAGCGGCGCTTCATCATCGTGCTGGCCGTGGTGATGGGGGCCTTCGTGCTGTGCTGGTTCCCCTTCTTCTTCACCTACAGCCTGGGGGCTGTCTGTGGGGAGGGCTGCCGCGTCTCCAAGCccctcttcagcttcttcttCTGGATCGGCTACTGCAACAGCAGCCTCAACCCCCTCATCTACACCCTCTTCAACCGGGACTTCCGCGCTGCCTTCTGCCGGCTCCTCGCCGTCCCCCGCCAGCACCACACCTAG
- the SLC34A1 gene encoding sodium-dependent phosphate transport protein 2A, with amino-acid sequence MLPYRRESPALPRCPVRGGRVVHGPQFAYCPSPQALHRLPGTHACPFTVSAVPCPDHGFPCPGSPGRLGEGRERYELEALPWQGPRLGLDELQKPELGCWARVQSICVSLLKVPLMFGFLYLFVCSLDVLSSAFQLAGGKVAGDIFKDNAILSNPVAGLVVGILVTVLVQSSSTSTSIIVSMVSSGLLEVRSAIPIIMGSNIGTSVTNTIVALMQAGDRSEFKRAFAGATVHDCFNWLSVLVLLPLEVVSGYLHHITRLVVATFNIRSGKDAPDLLKIITEPFTKLIIQLDKSVITGIAMGDESLRNRSLIRVWCGPAPPQTAAVGLGSPPNCTAPSHCSTKGIESLHNITRQKCEHLFTNTPLPDLVVGLVLLAGSLVVLCTCLILLVKLLNSLLKGQVAKAIQKVINTDLPHPLSWLTGYFAMVVGAGMTFVVQSSSVFTSAITPLIGLGVISIERAYPLTLGSNIGTTTTAILAALASPGDKLASSFQIALCHFFFNISGILLWYPLPFTRLPIRMAKALGERTAKYRWFAVLYLIVCFLLLPSLIFGISMAGWQALVGVGAPFLGLLFFVGLVNALQTRSPGRLPKWLQTWDFLPTWMHSLQPLDRLITRATLCCTDRCRSPEGWEECEAPPRDKARLGLDNPALSYPEEVPSPVIRVGSPRPPLHGATRL; translated from the exons ATGCTGCCCTACCGGAGGGAgagcccggccctgccccgctgcccagTGCGGGGAGGAAGGGTGGTGCACGGGCCCCAGTTCGCCTACTGCCCCAGCCCCCAAG ctctgcaccgGCTGCCGGGCACCCACGCCTGCCCCTTCACCGTCAGTGCGGTGCCTTGCCCTGACCATGGCTtcccctgccccggctccccggggcgcCTGGGCGAGGGCAGGGAGCGGTACGAGCTGGAGGCGCTGCCCTGGCAGGGGCCCCGGCTGGGCTTGGACGAGCTGCAGAAGCCAG AGCTGGGGTGCTGGGCCAGGGTCCAGTCCATCTGTGTCTCCCTTCTCAAGGTGCCCCTGATGTTCGGGTTCCTGTACCTCTTTGTGTGCTCCCTGGACgtgctcagctctgccttccAGCTGGCCGGAG GCAAGGTGGCCGGGGACATCTTCAAGGACAACGCAATCCTCTCCAACCCCGTGGCCGGGCTGGTGGTGGGCATCCTGGTGACTGTGCTGGTGCAGAgctcctccacctccacctccaTCATCGTCAGCATGGTCTCCTCGGGGC TGCTGGAGGTGCGCTCTGCCATCCCCATCATCATGGGCTCCAACATTGGCACCTCTGTCACCAACACCATCGTGGCCCTCATGCAGGCTGGTGACCGCAGTGAGTTCAAACG GGCTTTTGCCGGAGCCACGGTGCACGACTGCTTCAACTGGCTGTCAgtgctggtcctgctgccgCTGGAGGTGGTGAGCGGGTACCTGCACCACATCACTCGCCTGGTCGTGGCCACCTTCAACATCCGCAGTGGGAAGGACGCCCCTGACCTGCTGAAGATCATCACAGAGCCCTTCACCAAGCTCATCATCCAG CTGGACAAGTCCGTGATCACAGGCATTGCAATGGGGGACGAGAGCCTGCGCAACCGGAGCCTCATCCGTGTCTGGTGTGGCCCCGCACCCCCACAG ACGGCTGCTGTGGGgcttgggtcccccccaaactgCACGGCCCCCAGCCACTGCAGCACTAAGGGCATCGAGAGCCTCCACAACATCACCAGGCAGAAGT gcgAGCACCTCTTCACCAACACGCCACTGCCCGACCTGGTCgtggggctggtgctgctggccgGGTCCCTCGTCGTGCTCTGCACCTGCCTCATCCTCCTGGTCAAACTCCTCAACTCCCTGCTCAAGGGGCAGGTGGCCAAAGCCATCCAGAAGGTCATCAACACTG ACCTCCCACACCCGCTCAGCTGGCTCACTGGGTACTTCGCCATGGTGGTGGGCGCTGGGATGACCTTCGtggtgcagagcagctctgtctTCACCTCGGCCATCACACCCCTGATCG GCCTGGGGGTGATCAGCATAGAGCGCGCCTACCCACTGACTCTGGGCTCCAACATCGGCACCACCACCACTGCAATCCTGGCTGCCctggccagccctggggacaagCTGGCTAGCTCCTTCCAG ATCGCCCTCTGCCACTTCTTCTTCAACATCTCTGGCATCCTGCTGTGGTACCCGCTGCCCTTCACCCGCCTGCCCATCCGCATGGCCAAGGCGCTGGGCGAGCGCACGGCCAAGTACCGCTGGTTCGCCGTGCTGTACCTCATcgtctgcttcctcctcctgccctccctcatCTTTGGCATCTCCATGGCGGGCTGGCAGGCGCTGGTGGGGGTGGGCGCACCCTTCCTTGGCCTCCTCTTCTTCGTGGGGCTGGTGAACGCACTGCAGACACGCAGCCCCGGCCGCCTGCCCAAATGGCTGCAGACCTGGGACTTCCTCCCCACCTGGATGCACTCGCTGCAGCCCCTCGACCGGCTCATCACCCGGGCCACCCTCTGCTGTACTGACCGCTGCCGCAGCCCCGAGGGCTGGGAGGAGTGCGAGGCCCCTCCACGCgacaaggccaggctggggctggacaACCCCGCGCTCTCCTACCCCGAGGAGGTGCCCAGCCCAGTCATCCGGGTGGGCTCCCCTCGCCCACCCTTGCATGGTGCCACCCGGCTCTAG